From a single Leptospira levettii genomic region:
- a CDS encoding MFS transporter, producing MSQMPVKVYGYRWVVLFAYIVITATICLQWLSFAPIAREAKEFYMVSPLQIDLLSLVFLAVFVFIAIPASYVIDTYGIKMGVGFGAILTGVCGLLKGMYAEDYTIVLICQLGLAIAQPFLLNAVTKISVLWFPIHERATSVALGTLAQFLGIILVMILTPILLHSGKTIPQVMVLYGFVSMGSAILFLLLVREKPPTSPSTHGEDHELSFFDGIRFLWKQADMKKILFLFLIGLGVFNAVSTCIDQICEIKGLNTEESGLVGGVMLIAGIIGGIFIPPLSDKFQKRKLFLVIAMVGFLLGLTVFVLFQGFIPLLIGSVVIGFFLLGIGAPIGFQYCAEITSPAPESTSQGLLLLVGQVSGIVFILGLNFFGMVSFLYVLLALTVVTLALVFQLKESPFMEP from the coding sequence ATGAGCCAAATGCCAGTAAAAGTGTATGGATACCGTTGGGTGGTTTTATTTGCCTACATCGTGATCACAGCGACCATTTGTTTGCAATGGTTGTCATTCGCTCCCATTGCCAGAGAAGCCAAAGAATTTTATATGGTTTCCCCTCTCCAAATTGATCTTTTGTCTTTGGTGTTTTTAGCTGTTTTTGTCTTCATTGCGATCCCGGCTTCCTATGTGATTGATACCTATGGAATCAAAATGGGAGTTGGGTTTGGAGCCATCCTAACGGGTGTTTGCGGGTTACTCAAAGGGATGTATGCAGAGGATTATACAATCGTCCTCATTTGCCAATTGGGTCTTGCCATTGCCCAACCATTCCTACTGAATGCCGTCACCAAAATCAGTGTGTTGTGGTTTCCCATCCACGAACGTGCTACCTCTGTTGCCTTAGGAACACTCGCACAGTTTCTCGGAATCATCCTTGTGATGATCCTCACCCCCATCCTCTTACACAGTGGAAAGACAATCCCACAAGTGATGGTGTTGTATGGTTTTGTTTCCATGGGAAGTGCCATTCTTTTTTTACTCCTTGTAAGAGAAAAACCACCCACTTCACCAAGTACCCACGGCGAAGACCATGAACTCTCCTTTTTTGATGGGATTCGTTTTTTATGGAAACAAGCGGACATGAAAAAAATCCTATTTTTGTTTCTGATTGGTCTTGGTGTGTTTAATGCCGTGAGTACTTGCATTGATCAGATTTGTGAAATCAAAGGATTGAATACAGAAGAGTCGGGACTTGTGGGTGGTGTGATGCTCATCGCAGGGATTATTGGTGGGATTTTCATCCCTCCCCTCTCCGACAAATTCCAAAAACGAAAACTATTTTTAGTCATCGCAATGGTTGGATTTTTACTTGGACTTACTGTTTTTGTTTTGTTCCAAGGTTTTATCCCCTTACTCATTGGGTCGGTAGTGATTGGATTTTTTTTACTGGGGATTGGGGCACCCATTGGATTCCAATACTGTGCTGAAATTACATCCCCTGCCCCAGAGTCCACCTCACAAGGGTTACTTCTCCTTGTGGGCCAAGTCTCAGGAATTGTATTTATCTTAGGGCTAAATTTTTTTGGAATGGTATCGTTTTTATATGTATTACTTGCGTTAACAGTAGTAACACTTGCACTTGTCTTCCAATTGAAAGAAAGTCCGTTTATGGAACCCTAA
- a CDS encoding TetR/AcrR family transcriptional regulator: MADTKHFNESFERISEEKRNRILSIAISEFANRGFTSANTNTIAQKAGISVGSLYKYFETKEDFFLTVVDYGINQLEKTLETVLSLDLDFFGKVEKIVRIIQNHSRMNQDIIRLYNEMTTESNYELITRLSGELESLSAKCYIDMISSAKKEGTIASDVDSNLSAFLLDNLFMTLQFSYATVYYKERMKIYLGDGVFEDDEAVVKAVMKFIRRALGG; encoded by the coding sequence ATGGCTGATACAAAACACTTCAATGAAAGTTTCGAACGGATTTCGGAAGAAAAACGGAATCGAATTTTATCAATCGCCATTTCTGAATTTGCCAACCGTGGTTTCACAAGCGCCAATACCAATACCATCGCCCAAAAAGCGGGGATCAGTGTAGGTTCCCTATACAAATACTTCGAAACCAAAGAGGATTTTTTCCTAACTGTCGTCGACTATGGGATCAACCAATTGGAAAAAACCTTAGAAACTGTTTTGTCATTGGATTTGGATTTTTTTGGCAAGGTCGAAAAGATTGTAAGGATCATCCAAAACCATTCTCGGATGAACCAAGATATCATTCGTCTCTACAATGAAATGACAACGGAAAGTAATTATGAACTCATCACACGCCTGTCAGGTGAGCTTGAATCCTTATCCGCAAAATGTTATATCGATATGATCAGTTCCGCTAAAAAAGAAGGAACCATTGCCAGTGATGTGGATAGTAACCTCTCTGCCTTTTTACTCGATAACCTTTTTATGACCTTACAGTTTTCCTATGCCACTGTGTATTACAAAGAACGGATGAAAATTTATTTGGGAGACGGTGTATTTGAGGATGATGAAGCAGTTGTCAAAGCTGTCATGAAATTCATCAGACGTGCCTTAGGCGGTTAG
- a CDS encoding aspartate aminotransferase family protein, which produces MATGFSINEYPNVDQVYKDLRKLISLPIRSIRKNEMENIIQNYFEKKCNKSKAMITKASEYIPGGVQHNLSFNFPFPLVFTKAAGAYLYDLDGNKYIDFLQAGGPTVLGSNPTSVRKKVIELLDSTGPVTGLFHEYEYKLAEKIVELVPSVEMFRMLGSGTEACMASIRVARLATKKKNIVKMGGAYHGWSDQLAYGLRIPGTRHFEANGVPRSIFKYTQEFYPNDLNSLESVLKRNRFFGGTAAVLIEPVGPESGTRPLDLNFNKGVRELCNKYGALLIFDEVVTAFRIGLSGAQGYFGVDPDLTVFGKVVAGGYPSAGGLGGKKEYMKYVSAGLQTGTKKALIGGTMAANPLSSLAGYFTLCEMEKTNACEKSGRAGDRLTKGLQKLIQKYNLPFVAFNQGSICHLETVGTMLLDIDIKKFWTIKKTIAEAHKRKHAMEEMGAAYMSEGLVTLAGSRLYTSAADTDAVIDDALKRFDRVFQKVEGV; this is translated from the coding sequence ATGGCCACAGGCTTTTCCATCAATGAATACCCCAATGTAGACCAAGTTTACAAAGATTTGCGGAAATTAATTTCCCTACCGATCCGTTCCATTCGCAAAAACGAAATGGAAAACATCATCCAAAACTACTTTGAAAAAAAATGTAACAAGTCCAAAGCCATGATCACAAAGGCTTCGGAATACATTCCAGGTGGTGTCCAACACAACTTATCATTCAATTTCCCGTTTCCTCTTGTGTTTACGAAAGCGGCAGGTGCTTACCTCTATGATTTGGATGGAAACAAATACATCGACTTTTTACAAGCAGGTGGACCCACAGTTCTCGGTAGTAACCCCACAAGTGTTCGTAAAAAAGTAATCGAACTATTGGATTCCACGGGGCCTGTCACAGGGCTTTTCCATGAATACGAATACAAACTCGCTGAAAAAATTGTCGAACTTGTTCCTTCTGTGGAAATGTTTCGTATGTTAGGTTCTGGGACAGAAGCGTGTATGGCTTCGATCCGTGTGGCAAGGCTTGCGACTAAAAAGAAAAACATTGTAAAGATGGGTGGAGCTTACCATGGATGGAGTGACCAACTTGCTTATGGCCTTCGGATCCCTGGCACAAGGCATTTTGAAGCGAATGGTGTACCAAGGTCCATCTTCAAATACACTCAAGAATTTTATCCGAACGATTTGAACTCACTCGAATCAGTCCTCAAACGAAATCGATTTTTTGGTGGAACCGCAGCTGTTCTCATTGAACCCGTTGGTCCAGAAAGTGGCACAAGACCTCTTGATCTCAATTTTAACAAAGGTGTGCGAGAACTTTGTAACAAATACGGAGCCCTGCTTATCTTTGATGAAGTGGTAACTGCATTTCGAATTGGTCTTAGCGGTGCACAAGGGTATTTTGGCGTGGACCCAGATCTCACTGTGTTTGGGAAAGTGGTTGCTGGTGGTTATCCTTCTGCTGGTGGACTTGGTGGGAAAAAAGAATACATGAAATATGTATCTGCTGGATTACAAACGGGCACCAAAAAGGCGTTAATCGGTGGAACGATGGCGGCAAACCCACTCAGTTCTCTTGCCGGTTACTTCACGTTATGTGAAATGGAAAAAACCAACGCGTGTGAAAAATCAGGGAGAGCTGGTGATCGCCTCACAAAGGGATTACAAAAACTCATTCAAAAATACAACCTTCCCTTTGTTGCCTTCAACCAAGGTTCGATTTGCCATCTGGAAACCGTTGGTACGATGTTACTCGATATTGATATCAAGAAATTTTGGACCATTAAAAAAACAATCGCGGAAGCCCACAAACGAAAACACGCCATGGAAGAAATGGGAGCTGCGTATATGTCAGAAGGCCTTGTGACTCTTGCGGGGAGTCGGTTGTATACAAGTGCTGCTGATACAGACGCGGTGATAGATGATGCACTCAAACGGTTTGACCGAGTGTTCCAAAAAGTGGAAGGGGTATAG
- a CDS encoding type II toxin-antitoxin system PemK/MazF family toxin: MVITQYDIYLVNLDPTIGHEIQKSRPCIVISPNEMNQFIRTVMIAPMTTLIRNYPTRVPITFQGKKGSIVLDQIRTVDRSRLIQKLGASDPKTNQKIKKVIKEMLVD; the protein is encoded by the coding sequence ATGGTGATCACACAGTATGATATTTATTTAGTCAATTTAGATCCAACCATAGGGCACGAGATCCAAAAATCAAGACCCTGTATTGTCATTTCTCCCAATGAGATGAACCAATTCATCCGTACTGTGATGATTGCACCAATGACTACCTTGATTCGAAATTACCCAACGAGAGTTCCCATCACCTTCCAAGGCAAAAAAGGTTCGATTGTTTTGGATCAGATACGAACAGTAGATCGATCTAGATTGATACAAAAACTAGGTGCGTCCGATCCAAAAACAAATCAGAAAATTAAAAAAGTCATTAAAGAAATGTTAGTCGATTGA
- a CDS encoding AbrB/MazE/SpoVT family DNA-binding domain-containing protein codes for MRVAVIQIGNSRGIRIPKAVLEECHIDDTVDLKIDGEKIIISPGKERPRKTWATQFQEMAKQNDDSLVLPDDLDLEAEDWEW; via the coding sequence ATGAGAGTAGCTGTGATTCAGATTGGAAATTCCAGGGGGATTCGGATTCCGAAGGCAGTTTTAGAGGAATGTCATATTGATGATACAGTGGATTTGAAAATCGATGGGGAAAAAATCATCATCTCTCCTGGTAAAGAGAGACCAAGGAAAACTTGGGCGACCCAATTCCAAGAGATGGCAAAACAAAATGATGATTCATTGGTCCTGCCTGATGACCTCGACTTAGAGGCTGAGGACTGGGAATGGTGA